The following proteins are encoded in a genomic region of Streptomyces lunaelactis:
- a CDS encoding Crp/Fnr family transcriptional regulator produces the protein MSLAREVSFATGERIFNEGRKADRFWIIHTGTVVLDLHVPGRRAAVIETLGAGELLGWSWMIPPPHWHLGAEASSPVGAYEFDAAAVNELCEKDPELDHALRTYVAGVIAHRLRATRTRLLDLYAPYGAGRVP, from the coding sequence ATGTCGCTGGCCCGTGAGGTGTCCTTCGCGACAGGCGAGCGTATCTTCAACGAGGGCCGCAAGGCCGACCGCTTCTGGATCATCCACACAGGCACGGTCGTTCTCGATCTTCACGTGCCGGGCCGGCGGGCAGCGGTCATCGAGACCCTCGGCGCCGGAGAACTGCTGGGCTGGTCCTGGATGATCCCTCCCCCGCACTGGCACCTGGGGGCCGAGGCCAGCAGCCCGGTGGGTGCCTACGAGTTCGATGCGGCGGCGGTCAATGAGCTGTGCGAAAAGGACCCGGAGCTGGACCACGCCTTGCGCACCTATGTCGCCGGTGTGATCGCGCACCGGCTCAGGGCCACGCGTACGCGATTGCTCGACCTGTACGCGCCATACGGCGCGGGCCGGGTCCCCTGA
- a CDS encoding CBS domain-containing protein has translation MKHSKIGNLMVNDVVSVTPQTPFKEVAKLLAVHRISGLPVVDTDDRVLGVISESDLVLRQAGVPPEPGPIRSARLAWRSPPTGGADTGRTADTKAHAMSARELMSQPAITVQANDTIAVAARTMAQHRVERLPVVDEDGRLVGIVARRDLLQVFLRPDPDIRREIVDEVLDRMLGLSPGAVQVHVIDGVVTLEGQLERFSEIQVAVRLAQQVDGVVSVTDKLTYRYDDSGSRPARQTPLPAADETEDSGVHWERSP, from the coding sequence ATGAAGCACAGCAAGATCGGCAACCTGATGGTGAACGACGTTGTCTCGGTGACTCCGCAGACCCCGTTCAAGGAAGTCGCCAAGCTGCTTGCGGTGCACCGGATCAGCGGTCTGCCAGTGGTCGATACCGATGACAGGGTGCTCGGTGTGATCTCCGAGAGCGACCTCGTACTCCGGCAAGCGGGCGTTCCGCCCGAGCCGGGACCCATCCGCAGCGCACGGCTGGCCTGGCGGTCGCCGCCGACCGGCGGCGCCGACACCGGACGCACCGCTGACACCAAGGCGCACGCGATGAGCGCCCGAGAGCTGATGTCGCAACCAGCGATCACCGTCCAGGCCAATGACACTATCGCCGTGGCCGCCCGCACCATGGCGCAGCATCGCGTCGAGCGGCTGCCCGTGGTCGATGAGGATGGCCGCTTGGTGGGTATCGTGGCCCGCCGTGACCTGCTTCAGGTCTTCCTGCGACCGGACCCTGACATCCGCCGGGAGATCGTCGACGAGGTCCTGGACCGGATGTTGGGGCTGTCCCCGGGCGCGGTCCAGGTGCATGTGATCGACGGCGTGGTCACCCTCGAAGGTCAGCTGGAGCGGTTCAGCGAGATCCAGGTCGCGGTCCGGCTGGCGCAGCAGGTGGACGGCGTGGTCTCCGTCACCGACAAGCTGACCTACCGCTACGACGACTCCGGCTCTCGGCCTGCACGGCAGACGCCACTCCCTGCCGCCGACGAAACCGAGGACAGCGGCGTCCATTGGGAGCGGTCACCGTGA
- a CDS encoding CBS domain-containing protein, whose product MTTAREIMHAGTTCIQESETLEDAARRMSELDVGALPICGPDDRLHGIITDRDIVVKCLAKGKDPKTMTAGMLEQGKPITIDAEADTDQVLRAMEEHRIRRLPVIENHRLVGMISEADLARRLPEEQVGHFVEVVCAAK is encoded by the coding sequence ATGACCACTGCACGGGAGATCATGCATGCCGGTACCACCTGCATCCAGGAGAGCGAGACGCTGGAGGACGCGGCGCGCCGCATGAGTGAGCTGGACGTCGGAGCCCTCCCGATCTGCGGGCCGGACGACCGGCTCCACGGGATCATCACCGACCGTGACATCGTGGTGAAGTGTCTCGCCAAGGGCAAGGACCCGAAGACCATGACTGCGGGCATGCTCGAGCAGGGCAAGCCGATCACGATTGACGCCGAGGCCGACACGGACCAAGTCCTGCGGGCCATGGAGGAGCACAGAATCCGGCGGCTGCCGGTCATCGAGAACCATCGCCTGGTGGGAATGATCAGCGAGGCGGACCTCGCACGTCGCCTGCCGGAGGAACAGGTAGGCCACTTCGTCGAGGTCGTCTGCGCGGCGAAGTGA
- a CDS encoding P-type ATPase: MVVLNAAFGFAQEYSAERAAEALQAMVPHTRRVLRDGDQQLPARDLVPGDVVVLEAGDALSVDCRLTKAHEVSVNNAALIRGNDAVGRTGGPVASGPLLQARNCVFMGTDVVAGSAKSVVFATGAQRSLDASSARRSNAAAEAPTSAPGPTEIALPAGTPSSPPSSAKANPPSRPEMRLQPGDELLAVSHSATEQEIHAALH, from the coding sequence GTGGTGGTACTGAATGCGGCCTTCGGCTTCGCGCAGGAGTACTCCGCGGAGCGCGCGGCAGAGGCACTGCAGGCGATGGTGCCGCACACCCGCCGGGTGCTACGCGACGGGGATCAGCAGCTGCCCGCCCGTGACCTGGTGCCCGGAGACGTCGTCGTCCTGGAAGCCGGGGACGCGTTGTCGGTTGACTGCCGCCTCACCAAGGCGCACGAGGTATCGGTGAACAACGCGGCCCTGATCAGGGGAAACGACGCCGTAGGGCGAACCGGCGGACCGGTGGCGAGCGGCCCGCTGCTTCAGGCCCGCAACTGTGTTTTCATGGGCACCGATGTCGTGGCGGGCTCCGCGAAGTCCGTGGTGTTCGCCACCGGTGCGCAACGGAGTTTGGACGCATCTTCCGCTCGTCGCAGCAACGCCGCGGCAGAAGCCCCCACTTCAGCACCAGGTCCCACCGAGATCGCCCTCCCCGCAGGTACCCCGTCATCGCCACCGTCATCCGCGAAGGCCAACCCGCCCTCCCGCCCCGAGATGCGGCTCCAGCCCGGCGACGAACTCCTCGCTGTCTCCCACTCCGCCACCGAACAGGAGATTCACGCCGCCTTACACTGA